A window of Candidatus Bathyarchaeota archaeon genomic DNA:
TCACCCGTCGCTTTTCCTCGAGCCTCCACTTTCCGTTTAAGCCTCCCCCCACCCGGGATGTTTAAGGCCGCTAACAACGCCGCCGAGGAGAAGAGGGACGAGTATAGTAGTATGCTCTTGGACCCGTATGCGTCGGCGATGAAGCCGAGGGATAGGTTTCCGACGGTCCACCCTATGGACCGGCTTATCCTATAGCTACCCATAACCCTGCCCATGACCTCGCTCGAGGTCCTGTCGGATATTATGGCTAGCGAGATGGTCGCCACTATTGGCGTGCAGAGCCCGACGGCTAGGCTGATTAGGACATATGCCGGAAGCCCCCTCGCGACGTACGATGCTGCGAAGGACAGCGATAGGAAGAGCATGGAGAGGACTATCAGAAGCTTCCTATCTAGCCCCCTATCGCTAGCGGCTCCTACGATGAGCTGGGCGACACCTCCCCCTATACCGGTTAAGGCCCCTACGGCCCCTATTATACTATAGTCTATGGCCTCCTCCTTCATCAGTAGGGGGAGGAATATAGAGCCCGTAGCCCCGACTATGCCTAGGATCAGCGAGATTATGAAGAGTACCGTAAACGTTCTACTCCACATAACCGGCTCCTCAATTAGAATCGGCCGGCTGTATATAAAGCCGATCCGTGGCAATTTTTATAGAAGTCCCATGACAGAGGTTTTAGTTGAAAGATATGAAAGTGTACTTCATTCTTATACTCGTTATCGTTCTCCTCTTGGTCTCCGGGCTTGGGTTGTTGATCGTCGATACTTCGAGGACCGTGGCAGCTGTGGGGTTCGTAGCGGGTCGTGAGCTAGATTTTGACGACGTAGTCATAGAGCTGAACGATACGGTCTTAGACAGGTTCGCGGTGGTGTCTCTCACGGTGATAGATGGGGAAACCTCTCAAGCTGCGTAAATACGAGACCTGTGAAAAACTCGTGACGGTTACGCAGGGTCTACAGCATATAGAGCGGTTCAACAAGGAGATAACGTGCAGCGGCACATGGGGCGAGCCGCCTGTGTTGACCGAGGGGATAGACGCTGTAGTAAAAGTCAAAGCCGGAGAGGAGATAGAGGTCTGGACGCTGGACAACACAGGACGCCGAGTGGAGCAAATACCCGTGACGGAGGAGGACGGATACAGAGTCTTCACGATAAGCCACAGCTACAAAACGAT
This region includes:
- a CDS encoding MFS transporter; translation: MWSRTFTVLFIISLILGIVGATGSIFLPLLMKEEAIDYSIIGAVGALTGIGGGVAQLIVGAASDRGLDRKLLIVLSMLFLSLSFAASYVARGLPAYVLISLAVGLCTPIVATISLAIISDRTSSEVMGRVMGSYRISRSIGWTVGNLSLGFIADAYGSKSILLYSSLFSSAALLAALNIPGGGRLKRKVEARGKATGELVLFLLSLGLVTMAASADNYFIPLLAVDNGLSKSAVGTITALGSLVEIPFMLLSGVVTDRFGDKIVMLFGAVGFALAYYRFNSAQVYLDFALAQALRGMSFALFYAASLALIGRLSRGSATVTGYYGLSQQVGSVVGPFLGGLVSNYLGLRETFIALSTMSLSALIPMLPIYRRMSSSTSRSVQR